In Daphnia magna isolate NIES linkage group LG6, ASM2063170v1.1, whole genome shotgun sequence, the following are encoded in one genomic region:
- the LOC116925949 gene encoding uncharacterized protein LOC116925949 isoform X1, with translation MCGNSEFKAAQEVSSQRKNLDVAGNMMVSCGHATILTSVDMKESESYRHTLLLARKVLKERNCKFLVNDVVCHFWFFLASLAVLLPKAFGDFTQRLIPFLSRLHGQAHAWYCQIIYFGHWKDGAGGTLGEEQEQVFSTFSRYCNVTKYMSRASRNDFLTMAMFYWNSRKEAGLPLFLTKRLLNSCYRVKFYSIMLTDKLNARCMKDESELMGLQQNLEAEAKTHLDGDRRILTRIQSENTKRSLVGTHLEWVSINDRIQTVAVTSKWRQKLVSKRRKLESKAANLIQDINEKSVMGEELVTTEHFNSGIFPWDFANKISFQDNFKLVDCWNLKKRNQECIVHTKKEMRNYLYSISNDLMERRNEIGVLTGASDLRSKGELSIKCIEYSRLIALLRNALSYYRFFGEETSGEFRGLAELVVESDDRDLDFFNEQSILECSENECDSDDEDDCVSG, from the exons ATGTGCGGCAATTCTGAGTTTAAAGCTGCACAAGAAGTTTCGTCGCAACGCAAGAATTTGGATGTTGCCGGAAATATGATGGTTTCGTGTGGTCATGCGACTATCTTAACCTCAGTCGACATGAAAGAGTCAGAATCGTACAGACACACTTTGCTTTTGGCCAGAAAGGTTTTAAAAGAACGGAATTGCAAATTTCTGGTAAATGATGTTGTTtgtcatttttggttttttcttgcGAGTCTCGCTGTATTGCTTCCCAAAGCATTCGGTGATTTCACCCAAAGGTTGATTCCATTCCTCTCACGCCTACATGGCCAAGCGCATGCTTGGTACTGTCAA ATTATTTATTTTGGCCACTGGAAGGATGGAGCAGGTGGAACATTAGGGGAGGAGCAAGAACAAGTGTTCTCCACCTTTTCTCGTTACTGTAATGTGACTAAGTATATGAGCAGAGCAA gCCGAAATGATTTCCTTACCATGGCCATGTTTTATTGGAATTCAAGGAAGGAAGCTGGATTACCACTTTTCCTAACTAAACGCTTACTAAAC tcttgttaCAGGGTAAAATTTTACTCCATAATGTTGACGGATAAGCTAAATGCTCGTTGTATGAAAGACGAGTCTGAACTAATGGGTTTACAGCAGAATTTGGAAGCGGAGGCTAAGACTCATTTAG ATGGCGACAGACGTATATTAACTCGAATTCAAAGCGAAAATACGAAACGGTCTTTGGTTGGAACACATCTTGAATGGGTTTCCATAAATGATCGGATTCAAACTGTTGCAG TGACCTCCAAATGGAGACAGAAATTAGTTAGCAAGAGGCGTAAGCTTGAATCAAAAGCTGCCAATTTAATCCAGGATATCAACGAAAAATCAGTGATGGGAGAAGAACTTGTAACAACAGAACACTTCAACAGTGGAATTTTTCCTTGGGATTTTGCAAACAAGA TTTCTTTTCAGGACAACTTCAAGCTCGTCGATTGctggaatttaaaaaagagaaaccaagAGTGTATAGTCCatactaaaaaagaaatgcggaACTATTTATATTCTATTTCCAACGACCTGATGGAGAGAAGAAACGAAATTGGTGTTCTTACAGGTGCTTCCGATCTTCGATCTAAAGGGGAGCTTTCTATTAAATGCATAGAATATTCACGACTGATTGCATTGCTAAGAAATGCATTGTCTTATTACCGTTTCTTCGGTGAAGAGACAAGCGGAGAATTTCGTGGATTAGCAGAACTTGTTGTTGAAAGCGACGACAGGGACTTAGATTTTTTCAACGAGCAGTCAATTTTGGAATGTAGTGAGAACGAGTGTGATAGTGATGATGAAGATGATTGTGTTTCGGGATGA
- the LOC116925949 gene encoding uncharacterized protein LOC116925949 isoform X2, giving the protein MCGNSEFKAAQEVSSQRKNLDVAGNMMVSCGHATILTSVDMKESESYRHTLLLARKVLKERNCKFLVNDVVCHFWFFLASLAVLLPKAFGDFTQRLIPFLSRLHGQAHAWYCQIIYFGHWKDGAGGTLGEEQEQVFSTFSRYCNVTKYMSRASRNDFLTMAMFYWNSRKEAGLPLFLTKRLLNSCYRVKFYSIMLTDKLNARCMKDESELMGLQQNLEAEAKTHLVTSKWRQKLVSKRRKLESKAANLIQDINEKSVMGEELVTTEHFNSGIFPWDFANKISFQDNFKLVDCWNLKKRNQECIVHTKKEMRNYLYSISNDLMERRNEIGVLTGASDLRSKGELSIKCIEYSRLIALLRNALSYYRFFGEETSGEFRGLAELVVESDDRDLDFFNEQSILECSENECDSDDEDDCVSG; this is encoded by the exons ATGTGCGGCAATTCTGAGTTTAAAGCTGCACAAGAAGTTTCGTCGCAACGCAAGAATTTGGATGTTGCCGGAAATATGATGGTTTCGTGTGGTCATGCGACTATCTTAACCTCAGTCGACATGAAAGAGTCAGAATCGTACAGACACACTTTGCTTTTGGCCAGAAAGGTTTTAAAAGAACGGAATTGCAAATTTCTGGTAAATGATGTTGTTtgtcatttttggttttttcttgcGAGTCTCGCTGTATTGCTTCCCAAAGCATTCGGTGATTTCACCCAAAGGTTGATTCCATTCCTCTCACGCCTACATGGCCAAGCGCATGCTTGGTACTGTCAA ATTATTTATTTTGGCCACTGGAAGGATGGAGCAGGTGGAACATTAGGGGAGGAGCAAGAACAAGTGTTCTCCACCTTTTCTCGTTACTGTAATGTGACTAAGTATATGAGCAGAGCAA gCCGAAATGATTTCCTTACCATGGCCATGTTTTATTGGAATTCAAGGAAGGAAGCTGGATTACCACTTTTCCTAACTAAACGCTTACTAAAC tcttgttaCAGGGTAAAATTTTACTCCATAATGTTGACGGATAAGCTAAATGCTCGTTGTATGAAAGACGAGTCTGAACTAATGGGTTTACAGCAGAATTTGGAAGCGGAGGCTAAGACTCATTTAG TGACCTCCAAATGGAGACAGAAATTAGTTAGCAAGAGGCGTAAGCTTGAATCAAAAGCTGCCAATTTAATCCAGGATATCAACGAAAAATCAGTGATGGGAGAAGAACTTGTAACAACAGAACACTTCAACAGTGGAATTTTTCCTTGGGATTTTGCAAACAAGA TTTCTTTTCAGGACAACTTCAAGCTCGTCGATTGctggaatttaaaaaagagaaaccaagAGTGTATAGTCCatactaaaaaagaaatgcggaACTATTTATATTCTATTTCCAACGACCTGATGGAGAGAAGAAACGAAATTGGTGTTCTTACAGGTGCTTCCGATCTTCGATCTAAAGGGGAGCTTTCTATTAAATGCATAGAATATTCACGACTGATTGCATTGCTAAGAAATGCATTGTCTTATTACCGTTTCTTCGGTGAAGAGACAAGCGGAGAATTTCGTGGATTAGCAGAACTTGTTGTTGAAAGCGACGACAGGGACTTAGATTTTTTCAACGAGCAGTCAATTTTGGAATGTAGTGAGAACGAGTGTGATAGTGATGATGAAGATGATTGTGTTTCGGGATGA
- the LOC116924386 gene encoding uncharacterized protein LOC116924386, producing the protein MELRSANVAITEKTGKVIVQNPIISAAGSVTSLADHRSPNTSQEPPPKLPSVSSKKAEPVPKSGLTEDVICDFSGKTAKVTVQTKNKFSIPSKTYGIKKSVKDFTKTDQLVSHDVSSLSTSGCFNVYSSPSKSSMLSEVTLECGSKQSKQPSLSLPIQTTSKSPFKITVIKRGNVEGAKQQLFGPSCTVNAGEDQSLVNGLCKETVTDRSRALATVNFNVTALSSVSEQHSSSLFPRVWHDRAKILKRKKRSEAEYASGLCDSPLSKMVNQDTIGCDDCDRWFHYSCGKIRKSDYPGHVPYVCPVCVSKTTVKK; encoded by the exons ATGGAACTTAGAAGTGCAAATGTTGCAATCACTGAAAAAACAGGTAAGGTCATAGTTCAGAATCCTATTATCAGTGCAGCTGGAAGTGTTACGAGTCTTGCAGACCACCGGAGCCCTAATACATCACAAGAGCCTCCGCCCAAGTTACCTTCTGTTTCAAGTAAAA AAGCGGAACCTGTTCCTAAGAGTGGGTTAACTGAAGATGTGATTTGTGACTTTAGTGGAAAAACAGCCAAAGTGACCgttcaaactaaaaataagttttcaatACCCTCAAAAACATATGGTATCAAGAAGTCAGTAAAGGACTTTACAAAAACGGATCAGCTCGTGTCACACGATGTGTCTTCGCTTTCAACATCCGGATGCTTCAACGTTTATTCTTCTCCTTCCAAGTCTTCCATGCTGTCTGAAGTCACTTTAGAGTGTGGCagcaaacaatcaaaacagccTTCGCTGTCACTGCCCATTCAAACTACAAGTAAGTCTCCGTTTAAGATAACGGTGATTAAAAGGGGAAACGTTGAAG GTGCCAAACAACAGCTTTTTGGGCCATCGTGCACTGTCAATGCCGGTGAAGATCAGTCGCTGGTGAACGGTTTATGCAAGGAAACTGTTACTGATCGTTCACGGGCTTTAGCTACCGTTAATTTTAACGTGACTGCTTTGTCGTCAGTGTCAGAGCAACATTCATCTTCTTTGTTTCCGCGAGTTTGGCACGACCGAGCTAAGATattaaaaaggaagaagaggtCAGAGGCAGAATACGCATCAGGATTGTGTGACAGCCCACTTAGTAAAATG gttAATCAAGATACCATAGGATGTGACGACTGTGACCGATGGTTTCATTACAG ctgtgGGAAAATTAGAAAGAGTGACTACCCTGGCCATGTTCCATATGTTTGCCCTGTTTGTGTCTCCAAGACaacagtaaaaaaatga
- the LOC116919598 gene encoding uncharacterized protein LOC116919598, with protein METEQLKTKYALILRLQAQLLEQNRKFRGNTFQPVHDVLPNSSLTERENELAVGFKKYEKGKNGLPVLQRKQKGKENLNLEELSRMSLGIRSVSYYRDWSSREMSAELEKVFKGLDICGG; from the exons atGGAAACTGAACAATTGAAGACTAAGTATG ctCTAATTCTTCGTCTGCAAGCTCAATTACTGgagcaaaacagaaaatttaGAGGAAACACTTTTCAACCAGTACATGATGTGCTACCGAATTCGTCCCTGACGGAAAGGGAAAATGAGCTGGCAGTGGGATTCAAGAAGTACGAAAAGG GGAAAAATGGGCTTCCAGTTCTACAAcggaaacaaaaaggaaaagaaaatctta ACTTGGAGGAattatccagaatgtcactaGGTATTCGTTCAGTAAGCTACTATCGAGACTGGTCCAGTAGAGAAATGTCAGCTGAATTAGAGAA agtCTTCAAAGGACTGGATATCTGTGGAGGCTAG
- the LOC116918514 gene encoding putative nuclease HARBI1, whose product MDRDVNEIDEFMEDLANLTDVSDYLSSSDSEGRKEERRIKKSRLIPFYKTRKDILTYFCEEKLMRTFRFDRVSIEYITALLEHLFPKRKTKAKRNLRPLDMVLIALQFYATGTFQTVVGNVLRYSQSSVSRSISWVSLALSLISHKHICFPANLNNLKIQFAEIARIPGIIGCIDGTHIRLQRPTVHEKAYVNRKNYHSISVQGICDANHKFLSVCATKPGSCHDSSIFKCSTIGKKFKAGDFGTSIMLGDSGYANTPFLIIPYNEPTEAYKTRFNAAHKTTRCVIDRAFGILKKRFNVLHSEIRMPPVKRLGLL is encoded by the exons atgGATCGTGACGTAAATGAAATCGATGAATTTATGGAAGATTTAGCTAATTTAACCGATGTAAGTGATTATTTATCATCAAGTGATAGTGAGGGGCGTAAAGAAGAACGGCGGATTAAAAAAAGTCGACTAATACCGTTTTATAAAACGAGAAAAGATATCCTGACGTATTTCTGTGAAGAAAAGTTGATGAGAACTTTTCGATTTGATCGTGTTTCCATCGAATATATTACAG CTCTGCTTGAACACCTTTTTCCCAAAAGGAAAACCAAAGCTAAAAGAAACCTTCGGCCACTGGATATGGTTTTAATTGCTTTGCAATTCTATGCAACAGGGACCTTTCAAACCGTTGTTGGAAATGTTCTCCGGTATAGCCAGTCATCAGTCTCACGATCCATTAGTTGGGTCTCGCTTGCTTTGTCATTGATTTCACACAAACACATTTGTTTCCCTGCTAACCTAAATAAC CTTAAGATCCAGTTTGCTGAAATAGCTCGTATTCCCGGAATAATTGGTTGTATTGATGGCACACATATTAGGCTGCAGCGACCAACAGTGCACGAGAAGGCATACGtaaatcgtaaaaattatCATTCCATAAGCGTCCAG GGTATTTGTGATGCGAATCATAAATTCTTAAGTGTTTGTGCAACCAAACCCGGATCTTGCCATGATTCATCAATTTTTAAGTGTAGTACCATAGGAAAAAAGTTTAAGGCAGGAGATTTCGGAACTAGTATAATGTTGGGTGATAGTGGCTATGCCAACACTCCCTTCCTAATTATTCCTTACAATGAGCCAACTGAAGCATACAAG ACTAGATTCAATGCAGCTCATAAAACTACACGCTGTGTAATTGACCGAGCTTTTggcattttaaagaaaaggtTTAATGTTTTGCACTCGGAAATTCGTATGCCGCCAGTAAAGCGTCTTG GATTACTGTAG